The Brassica oleracea var. oleracea cultivar TO1000 chromosome C6, BOL, whole genome shotgun sequence genome includes a region encoding these proteins:
- the LOC106298256 gene encoding dihydrolipoyllysine-residue acetyltransferase component 5 of pyruvate dehydrogenase complex, chloroplastic isoform X2, whose product MSRLLNTSFLPCSTCRTRSSSAPHSRVNKPRIVSVRAKIREIFMPALSSTMTEGKIVSWVKSEGDKLSKGESVVVVESDKADMDVETFYDGYLAAIMVEEGGVAPVGSAIALLAETEEEIADARAKASGGGGGTSPSPPVSQAPPVVEEKVSASVPPPKVVSSASAVHPASEGGKRVVASPYAKKLAKELKVELAALVGSGPMGRIVAKDVEAAVAAAPPVQKEAMAPAVAVELGSVVPFTTMQGAVSRNMVESLSVPTFRVGYTINTDALDALYKKIKSKGVTMTALLAKATALALAKHPVVNSSCRDGNSFVYNSSINIAVAVAIDGGLITPVLQNADKVDIYSLSRKWKELVDKARAKQLQPQEYNTGTFTLSNLGMFGVDRFDAILPPGTEHHNLQWLLLKTAASA is encoded by the exons ATGTCTCGTCTTCTCAACACGTCGTTCCTTCCTTGTTCCACTTGCAGAACCCGATCCTCCTCCGCTCCTCATTCCCGCGTTAACAAGCCACGAATCGTCAGCGTCCGGGCGAAGATCCGAGAGATCTTCATGCCTGCTCTCAGCTCCACCATGACCGAAGGCAAAATCGTGTCCTGGGTCAAATCCGAAGGCGACAAGCTCAGCAAAGGGGAGAGTGTTGTGGTCGTCGAATCCGACAAGGCAGATATGGACGTGGAGACTTTCTACGACGGTTATCTCGCCGCAATCATGGTCGAGGAAGGCGGTGTGGCTCCCGTTGGATCCGCCATTGCTTTGTTAGCTGAGACTGAGGAAGAAATCGCGGATGCTAGGGCTAAAGCTTCCGGTGGTGGTGGAGGCACTTCTCCATCTCCGCCTGTCTCCCAAGCACCTCCGGTTGTTGAAGAGAAGGTTTCGGCTTCGGTTCCTCCGCCGAAAGTTGTGTCTTCCGCGTCGGCTGTGCATCCGGCGTCGGAAGGAGGGAAGAGAGTGGTGGCTTCTCCTTATGCCAAGAAGCTAGCGAAGGAGTTGAAAGTGGAGTTGGCTGCTTTAGTTGGAAGCGGGCCAATGGGAAGGATTGTTGCTAAAGATGTTGAAGCCGCTGTTGCTGCTGCTCCTCCTGTTCAAAAGGAGGCTATGGCTCCTGCTGTTGCTGTTGAGCTCGGCTCCGTTGTTCCATTCACCACAATGCAAGGCGCCGTGAGCAGGAACATGGTTGAGAGCTTGTCGGTTCCTACTTTTAGAGTCGGTTACACAATCAACACCGATGCTCTTGATGCTCTCTACAAGAAG ATTAAGTCTAAAGGTGTGACAATGACGGCACTACTAGCAAAGGCAACTGCACTTGCACTCGCAAAACATCCAGTTGTAAACTCTTCCTGCAGAGATGGTAACAGTTTTGTGTATAACAGTAGCATCAACATTGCTGTTGCTGTTGCCATTGATGGTGGTTTGATCACTCCTGTCCTTCAGAACGCCGATAAG GTTGACATTTATTCATTGTCTAGAAAATGGAAAGAATTGGTTGATAAGGCCCGAGCCAAGCAGCTGCAGCCCCAGGAGTACAACACTG GTACTTTCACTCTCTCTAACCTCGGAATGTTCGGTGTTGATCGGTTTGATGCAATTCTTCCCCCTGGAACT GAGCATCACAACCTACAGTGGTTGCTACTAAAGACGGCCGCATCGGCATGA
- the LOC106298256 gene encoding dihydrolipoyllysine-residue acetyltransferase component 5 of pyruvate dehydrogenase complex, chloroplastic isoform X1, whose product MSRLLNTSFLPCSTCRTRSSSAPHSRVNKPRIVSVRAKIREIFMPALSSTMTEGKIVSWVKSEGDKLSKGESVVVVESDKADMDVETFYDGYLAAIMVEEGGVAPVGSAIALLAETEEEIADARAKASGGGGGTSPSPPVSQAPPVVEEKVSASVPPPKVVSSASAVHPASEGGKRVVASPYAKKLAKELKVELAALVGSGPMGRIVAKDVEAAVAAAPPVQKEAMAPAVAVELGSVVPFTTMQGAVSRNMVESLSVPTFRVGYTINTDALDALYKKIKSKGVTMTALLAKATALALAKHPVVNSSCRDGNSFVYNSSINIAVAVAIDGGLITPVLQNADKVDIYSLSRKWKELVDKARAKQLQPQEYNTGTFTLSNLGMFGVDRFDAILPPGTGAIMAVGASQPTVVATKDGRIGMKNQMQVNVTADHRVIYGADLAQFLQTLASIIEDPKDLTF is encoded by the exons ATGTCTCGTCTTCTCAACACGTCGTTCCTTCCTTGTTCCACTTGCAGAACCCGATCCTCCTCCGCTCCTCATTCCCGCGTTAACAAGCCACGAATCGTCAGCGTCCGGGCGAAGATCCGAGAGATCTTCATGCCTGCTCTCAGCTCCACCATGACCGAAGGCAAAATCGTGTCCTGGGTCAAATCCGAAGGCGACAAGCTCAGCAAAGGGGAGAGTGTTGTGGTCGTCGAATCCGACAAGGCAGATATGGACGTGGAGACTTTCTACGACGGTTATCTCGCCGCAATCATGGTCGAGGAAGGCGGTGTGGCTCCCGTTGGATCCGCCATTGCTTTGTTAGCTGAGACTGAGGAAGAAATCGCGGATGCTAGGGCTAAAGCTTCCGGTGGTGGTGGAGGCACTTCTCCATCTCCGCCTGTCTCCCAAGCACCTCCGGTTGTTGAAGAGAAGGTTTCGGCTTCGGTTCCTCCGCCGAAAGTTGTGTCTTCCGCGTCGGCTGTGCATCCGGCGTCGGAAGGAGGGAAGAGAGTGGTGGCTTCTCCTTATGCCAAGAAGCTAGCGAAGGAGTTGAAAGTGGAGTTGGCTGCTTTAGTTGGAAGCGGGCCAATGGGAAGGATTGTTGCTAAAGATGTTGAAGCCGCTGTTGCTGCTGCTCCTCCTGTTCAAAAGGAGGCTATGGCTCCTGCTGTTGCTGTTGAGCTCGGCTCCGTTGTTCCATTCACCACAATGCAAGGCGCCGTGAGCAGGAACATGGTTGAGAGCTTGTCGGTTCCTACTTTTAGAGTCGGTTACACAATCAACACCGATGCTCTTGATGCTCTCTACAAGAAG ATTAAGTCTAAAGGTGTGACAATGACGGCACTACTAGCAAAGGCAACTGCACTTGCACTCGCAAAACATCCAGTTGTAAACTCTTCCTGCAGAGATGGTAACAGTTTTGTGTATAACAGTAGCATCAACATTGCTGTTGCTGTTGCCATTGATGGTGGTTTGATCACTCCTGTCCTTCAGAACGCCGATAAG GTTGACATTTATTCATTGTCTAGAAAATGGAAAGAATTGGTTGATAAGGCCCGAGCCAAGCAGCTGCAGCCCCAGGAGTACAACACTG GTACTTTCACTCTCTCTAACCTCGGAATGTTCGGTGTTGATCGGTTTGATGCAATTCTTCCCCCTGGAACT GGAGCGATTATGGCTGTAGGAGCATCACAACCTACAGTGGTTGCTACTAAAGACGGCCGCATCGGCATGAAAAACCAGATGCAG GTGAATGTGACGGCAGATCATCGTGTTATCTATGGTGCTGATCTCGCACAGTTCTTGCAAACATTGGCCAGCATTATTGAGGACCCAAAGGACCTTACATTCTAG
- the LOC106297487 gene encoding LOW QUALITY PROTEIN: leucine-rich repeat receptor-like tyrosine-protein kinase PXC3 (The sequence of the model RefSeq protein was modified relative to this genomic sequence to represent the inferred CDS: inserted 6 bases in 5 codons; substituted 12 bases at 12 genomic stop codons) — MESSNIQGYEVKLTFSWSSSMVENEIDNNCLTGSIWKPWELSNERFTGILPHAFGNLTKLXVIXLHQXKLTRAIPDKMRLLRNLLILRIRMATWNSLSGSIXHSFLQLEQLFTLNLQGNNLSGTIPDNVGNLGQNWLRGGNPVMPXKLQISLNLTDNIFEGSFPTSSSLSQLDHLEVFHLSNHRFSGEIPDFLISLIFLHXLILSNSQLTGNIPKFTKNIIINVSGNLGFKLIKEDGVLSRKCHQRSKLALVVTFVAVGFISLVAVIIIVIMSKPFRCFKEVNSMQVDHDERSTELPEVIRGNXLTSNSLHMXVVPHLENALFQTMLXSYYRSVMSSGSSDFIKKLNARDILFXQASSEPLDLDLTRLSKLHHSNVMVPLTXVLXXEXFLLFHXFAHTRTLYDVLHNHSNDVIDWTSKYNIALVVQGIKFLCQNRKINLAQPICIXIMLNSLTDPLVWDFELFKVIDPSRSNGSLSSVSGTIGYIPPEXAYTMRVTMAGNVYSFGVILLELLIGRPAVNEGRELAKWVQSHSSQQEQPNNILDLRVSKTSTVATKQMLSALSIAHACINISPGERPKMNTVLRTLTRI, encoded by the exons ATGGAAAGTTCCAACATCCAAGGATACGAGGTAAAACTCACTTTTTCGTGGTCTTCGTCAATGGTTGAGAACG AGATTGACAACAACTGTTTAACCGGCAGCATTTGGAAACCATGGGAACTTAGCAATGAACGATTCACGGGGATCCTACCTCATGCATTTGGAAATCTTACCAAGCTTTAAGTGATATAACTACATCA AAAGCTTACAAGAGCAATCCCAGATAAGATGAGATTGTTAAGGAACCTCTTGATTCTTAGGATCCGAATGGCAACATG GAACTCTCTGAGTGGATCGA CACATTCATTTTTGCAGCTAGAGCAACTTTTCACCTTGAACTTGCAAGGAAATAATCTAAGTGGTACTATACCTGATAACGTTGGAAATCTCGGGCAGAACTGGCTAAGAGGGGGAAATCCAGTAATGCCATGAAAGTTGCAGATATCTTTGAATCTCACCGACAATATCTTTGAAGGATCATTCCCAACTTCATCGTCATTGTCTCAACTTGACCATTTGGAAGTTTTTCATCTGTCAAATCACAGATTTTCAGGAGAAATCCCTGATTTTCTGATCAGCTTAATATTTTTAC AGCTCATACTTTCCAACAGCCAGCTGACTGGAAATATTCCAAAGTTCACCAAGAATATTATAATCAATGTCAGTGGAAACCTCGGGTTCAAGTTGATAAAAGAGGATGGAGTCCTATCCAGAAAATGCCATCAGAGGAGCAAACTAGCTTTGGTTGTAACGTTTGTAGCCGTTGGATTTATTTCCCTTGTGGCAGTGATTATAATTGTCATCATGTCAAAACCTTTTAGGTGCTTCAAGGAAGTAAACAGCATGCAAGTCGACCATGATGAAAGATCAACTGAACTTCCCGAGGTCATTCGTGGAA CCCTTACGTCAAACTCTCTACACA TAGTTGTTCCTCATCTAGAGAATGCTTTGTTCCAGACAATGTTATGAAGTTACTACAGATCAGTCATGTCTTCCGGTTCGAGTGATTTCATCAAAAAACTTAACGCAAGAGACATACTTTTCTAGCAAGCCAGCAGTGAGCCACTAGATCTAGACCTAACGAGGTTGAGCAAGCTGCATCACTCAAATGTAATGGTTCCACTAACTTAAGTACTATAGTGAGAATGATTCTTGCTCTTCCATTAATTTGCTCACACTCGTACCCTTTACGATGTTCTACACAACCATTCCAACGATGTGATTGACTGGACTAGCAAGTACAATATAGCATTGGTAGTTCAGGGAATCAAATTTTTGTGCCAAAACCGCAAAATTAA TCTGGCTCAACCCATCTGTATATAAATTATGCTCAACTCGCTCACTGATCCACTGGTATGGGACTTTGAACTGTTCAAAGTAATCGATCCTTCCAGAAGCAATGGCAGCCTCTCGTCAGTTTCAGGCACCATCGGCTACATTCCACCAG AGTAAGCTTACACAATGAGGGTGACAATGGCTGGTAACGTCTACAGCTTTGGGGTGATTCTTTTGGAGTTGTTAATCGGAAGGCCAGCCGTCAACGAAGGAAGAGAGTTGGCCAAGTGGGTGCAGAGCCATTCGAGCCAACAAGAGCAGCCCAACAACATTCTTGACCTCAGAGTGAGCAAAACATCAACTGTAGCAACAAAGCAGATGTTAAGTGCCCTCAGTATTGCACATGCCTGTATAAACATATCTCCTGGGGAAAGGCCAAAGATGAATACTGTCCTACGGACGCTCACAAGAATCTAA
- the LOC106298257 gene encoding 5'-3' exonuclease yields the protein MMTTVGYAQSNSFLLSMRSQSIEKTKAPRAKWVASSSSSSSSSSSSSSSHLRASSVSPSSTEAFHRVDYGQAIANDGMNEESSKKKKKRVFFLDVSPLCYEGNKPSSQAFGHWLSLFFSQVSLTDPVIAVLDGEEGNKLRRELLPSYKAHRKSPNPGKYSKRPHQFVEEVLRKCNVPVVRLQGHEADDVVATLMEQAVQRGYRAVIASPDKDFKQLISENVQIVIPLADLRRWSFYTLKHYHAQYNCDPQSDLSFRCIMGDKVDGVPGIQHVVPAFGRKTAMKLVRKHGSLESLLSAAAVRTVGRPYAQEALTKYADYLRRNYQVLALKRDVKVQIEEEWLVERTTSNDSEVLSSFFSTLHG from the exons ATGATGACAACAGTAGGATATGCTCAATCGAATTCTTTTCTTCTTTCCATGAGAAGTCAATCCATCGAAAAGACTAAAGCTCCGCGAGCAAAATGGGTCGCTTCTTCTTCTTCTTCTTCTTCTTCTTCTTCTTCTTCTTCTTCTTCACATCTTCGTGCATCTTCAGTATCGCCCTCTTCCACTGAGGCATTTCATCGAGTAGATTATGGGCAAGCTATTGCCAATGATGGTATGAATGAAGAAAGCAGTAAGAAGAAGAAGAAAAGGGTCTTCTTCTTAGACGTTAGTCCACTCTGCTACGAAGGAAACAAGCCAAGTTCGCAAGCGTTTGGTCACTGGCTTTCACTCTTCTTCTCTCAAGTCAGCCTCACCGATCCCGTCATAGCT GTTCTTGATGGAGAAGAAGGTAACAAGCTACGCCGAGAGTTACTGCCTTCATATAAAGCGCATAGGAAATCACCAAATCCTGGGAAATACTCCAAAAGGCCACACCAATTCGTCGAAGAAGTTCTTCGAAAATGCAATGTGCCA GTTGTTAGACTTCAAGGGCATGAAGCAGACGATGTGGTGGCTACACTGATGGAACAAGCCGTGCAAAGAGGATACCGTGCGGTTATTGCATCGCCTGACAAAGACTTTAAGCAGTTGATCTCAGAAAATGTTCAGATTGTCATTCCATTGGCTGATCTCAGAAGATGGTCTTTCTATACGCTGAAACACTACCATGCTCAGTATAACTGTGATCCACAGTCTGATTTGAGCTTTC GATGTATAATGGGTGATAAGGTCGATGGAGTTCCAGGGATTCAGCATGTTGTCCCGGCGTTTGGAAGAAAAACAGCGATGAAACTTGTGAGGAAACATGGTTCTCTGGAGAGTTTACTAAGCGCTGCAGCTGTAAGAACTGTGGGTAGACCATATGCTCAAGAAGCCCTTACCAAATATGCAGATTACTTGAGAAGAAACTATCAAGTTCTTGCCTTGAAAAG AGATGTGAAGGTACAGATTGAAGAGGAATGGCTGGTGGAGAGAACTACAAGCAATGATTCAGAAGTACTGTCAAGCTTCTTCTCAACCTTGCATGGATGA
- the LOC106298255 gene encoding protein SENSITIVE TO PROTON RHIZOTOXICITY 1 has product METGEDDLCKNNWGSASILDYEMAREDEEEEPNLHVFKASSSCQDNNNNGGQASVDFLQGVKAQAWDPRTMLCNLSFMEHKIHELQGLVHLILGRNGQLQDEQRQLVTADLTSIIIQLISTAGSLLPSVKHHNMSTTAPGSALFPFPREANNLASQTLNNNGGASQELVLPKPIVGESHEMKNEDDAEEGENLPPGSYEIKQLEKEEILAPHTNFCTICGKGFKRDANLRMHMRGHGDEYKTPAALAKPTKETVPGSEQMLVKRYSCPFPGCKRNKDHKKFQPLKTILCVKNHYKRTHCDKSFTCSRCHTKKFSVIADLKTHEKHCGKNKWLCSCGTTFSRKDKLFGHIALFQGHTPAIPLEETKPSAAASSQRGSSGCGNNNNNAGMVSFNLGSATNANQETSQPCFMDGKISFEESFSPLSFDTCNFGGFPRSIFDDSFQMLISSACGCSPINGGDGSVSDTSV; this is encoded by the coding sequence ATGGAAACAGGAGAAGATGATCTGTGCAAGAACAACTGGGGAAGTGCTTCCATCTTGGATTACGAGATGGCTAGGGAGGATGAGGAGGAGGAGCCTAATTTGCATGTTTTCAAAGCTTCTTCTTCGTGCCAAGACAACAACAACAACGGTGGTCAAGCTAGTGTTGATTTCCTGCAAGGCGTCAAGGCTCAAGCGTGGGATCCGAGGACCATGCTGTGCAACCTGTCTTTTATGGAACATAAGATTCACGAACTGCAGGGTCTTGTTCATCTCATCCTTGGCCGAAACGGGCAGCTTCAAGACGAGCAGCGGCAACTCGTAACCGCTGATCTTACTTCCATAATCATACAGCTGATTTCAACTGCAGGTAGTCTTCTTCCATCTGTTAAGCATCATAATATGTCTACTACAGCCCCAGGTTCAGCCTTGTTCCCTTTTCCAAGGGAGGCTAATAACCTTGCTTCACAGACCCTTAACAACAACGGTGGCGCCTCCCAAGAGCTCGTTTTGCCGAAGCCCATTGTTGGTGAAAGCCATGAAATGAAGAACGAAGATGATGCCGAGGAAGGAGAGAACCTTCCTCCCGGTTCCTACGAGATTAAGCAGCTTGAGAAAGAGGAGATCCTCGCACCCCATACCAACTTCTGCACTATATGTGGCAAGGGTTTCAAGAGAGACGCCAACCTGAGGATGCACATGAGAGGTCACGGTGACGAGTACAAAACTCCCGCCGCTCTGGCCAAGCCGACCAAAGAAACCGTACCCGGGTCTGAGCAGATGCTGGTCAAAAGGTACTCTTGCCCATTCCCGGGCTGCAAACGTAACAAGGATCACAAAAAGTTCCAGCCTCTGAAGACCATACTGTGCGTGAAGAACCATTATAAACGAACCCACTGCGACAAAAGCTTCACTTGCAGCCGCTGCCATACCAAGAAATTCTCTGTCATTGCCGATCTCAAAACCCACGAGAAGCACTGCGGGAAAAACAAGTGGCTCTGTTCCTGTGGTACCACATTCTCACGGAAAGACAAGCTGTTCGGTCACATTGCTCTGTTCCAGGGACACACTCCTGCGATCCCACTTGAAGAGACAAAACCTTCAGCTGCTGCATCTTCTCAGAGAGGGAGCTCTGGTTGCGGGAACAATAACAACAACGCAGGAATGGTTAGTTTCAATCTTGGTTCTGCAACAAATGCTAATCAAGAAACCTCACAGCCTTGTTTCATGGATGGGAAGATAAGCTTCGAGGAGTCTTTCTCGCCGCTGAGCTTTGATACATGCAACTTTGGAGGGTTCCCACGATCTATATTTGATGATTCATTTCAAATGCTTATTTCAAGTGCATGTGGTTGCTCGCCCATCAATGGTGGTGATGGCTCTGTTTCGGATACTAGTGTTTAA